Genomic window (Streptomyces sp. NBC_01431):
GCCCAAGGGACTTGAGACGGTCCGCGCGGCGGGCTACCGGCTGCTCGCGCTGACCCCCGACGAGAAGGCCTCCAGCATCGACGACGCCGCGGCCCACAAGCTCGCCAAGGTGGCCCTGATGCTGGGCGCCGAGGGCGACGGCCTGTCGCGGCAGGCCCTGGTCGCGGCCGACGAGTGGGTACGCATCCCGATGGCGCACGGGGTCGACTCCCTGAACGTGGGAGCGGCCGCGGCGGTCGCCTTCTACGCGGTGGCGACGGGCCGCCCGACAGACTGAGGACGGCAAGCCGCGCGACCGGCCCGAGCCGGTCCGCGGCCCCCGGACAACGCCCTGGCGGAGCGTTCAGAACTGCTTGACCGCGGCGATCCCCAGCAGCACGATCAACGTCACCAGGACGAAGACCGTGAGCCGCTGCCGCAGCAGCCGAGGGTTGGCGGGCCGCAGCCCACCGCCCGAGGTGCGCGCCCCGGGCCGGGTACCCGGACGCCCCCCGGGACGAGAGGCGCTGCCGCGCGGCCCGCCAGGACGCGAGCCACCGGTGTGCGGCGCCGAGCCGCCCGTGCGGGGCCCGGACCGGGACGCCGAGGCTCCCGTGCTCCGGCCGCCCTGCGTGTACGGCTGCGTGCGCTCGTCGAGGCGTCCGGTGGGCCGGTCAAGCTCGACGCGCTCGCGCTGGACCGGAGGACGTGCGTCCAGGGCGGCCGAAGGGCCGTGCAACGAGCCCTGGGCCTCCCGGGCGGCGATCTCCTTGAGCCGCATCGACAGCTGGAGCGTGCTGGGGCGCTCCTCCGGGTCCTTCGCCAGACAGGCCCGCACCAGCGGGGCCAGCGCGTCGGGCACGCCGCGCAGCTGCGCCTCCTCGTGCACCACGCGGTAGAGCATCACCTCGGAACTGCCGTGCCCGAAGGGCGAGTCGCCCATGGCGGCGTACGCCAGCGTCGCTCCCAGCGAGAAGACGTCGGTGGCGGGCGTGACCGCGGCGCCGCGCACCTGCTCGGGCGCGAGGAAGCCGGGGGAGCCCACGGCGGTGCCGACGTGGGTCAGCGTCGAGGCACCGGTCGCCCAGGCGATTCCGAAGTCGATGATCCTGGGCCCCTTCGGGGACAGCAGGATGTTGGACGGCTTGAGGTCGCGGTGGACGACCCCGGCCTCGTGGACGGCAACCAGGCCCTCGGACAGCGCGGCCCCGATCGCGGCGGCCTCGGCGGCCGTCAGCGGGCCCTCCTCGGCCACCTTGTCGTGCAGCGAGGGCCCGGGGACGTACTGCGTGGCGAACCAGGGCCGCTCCGCCTCCAGATCGGCGGCGACCAGCCGGGCCGTGCAACCGCCCCGGATCCGTCGCGCCGCGGAGACCTCGCGGGCGAACCGGGACCTGAACTCCTGGTCCTCGGCGAGGTCGGGCCGGATCACCTTCAGCGCCACCCGCTGCCCGCGCCGGTCGGAACCGAGGTACACGACCCCCATGCCGCCCGCGCCGAGACGCCGGTGAAGCCTGAAAGAGCCGACGACACGCGGGTCCTCGCGCCGGAGCCGCATCATCGCCATTTTCATCCCCGCTGCCAGTCCTGTTGACGTGGCACAGCTTACGTACCCGCCGCCCGGTGTGCTCATAGGCCGCGCCCTCTCGGGCCGCACGATTGTCAGTGCCGGGTGGGAAACTTGAGGAGTGGTCAGCAGGCCGCGGATCCATGGCTGCTGACCCGTGCGAGATCTCAACGGTCCGTCGCAGAAGGGGGTTTGGATCAATGAAGGGTGACCGCGTGGAGATAGTGGTGGACGCCGGAGACACCACCCGGACGTACGAAGTGGTGGCAAGCCGGGCGGGCCGCAGGGTGGAGACGGCGGTCCGTCGCGGGGTGGTGGAAGTGAGCGAAGTCACGCGCAGCGGCACGGTCGTGCGCACCGCCCGATTCATGGCCACCCGGGTGCTCGCCCTGGTCGAGCAACCGGTACCCCGGCAGGACGCGGGGGAGGCGGAGCCCGGGGACCGCGCCCGACCCCTCCGGGAAGACCCCAAGGCGTAGGGGTCGCGTCTCCACCCAGGGGAGTACGTCCACAGGGGAGGGCTCATCCCCTGGGAGGCCAGCAGAGCGGTACGAGGGCATGACGTCCCGGGCCGTGCCGGTCCCTACTGTTGAAGACAAGCGGCGGGTGGTGCACTCGTCCCCCGAGGTCAGACACCCGCCGCGGTCAAGAACCAATGAATCGAACAGGAGAGGACCATGGCGGACACGGCTGCGCGGACGATCATCCGTACGCAGGGACGCAGGGCGTACAGCGCCGCGTTCGGTGCCCGCCGGGCCGGTCCGCGCCACCCCCTGGTGGCGACGGCCATGGTCCTTCCCCTGGCGGCCCTGCTCGTAGTCGTCTTCGGCGGCTGGGACGCGGTGGTCACACAGGCGTCGTCCGTGGGTGTGATGCTGGGGCGCTGAGCGGCGCCCCGGACCCGGTAGAGCGGACCGGGTCGGGGACATCCGGCCCATTTCAGCCCCGTGGGGACGGGGGTGCGGCGGACGGCAGTAAGAGGCGTTGTCCGATCGGCTGGGGAGCCGATCGGACAACGCCTTTTGCACGTACGGGAGTTGGGCAGCACGAGCGGCTGCGGCAACGACGGAGCCCCCGGCCTTCGAGAAGGCCGGGGGCTCCGGTTGGTGCGCGATACTGGGATTGAACCAGTGACCTCTTCCGTGTCAGGGAAGCGCTCTCCCGCTGAGCTAATCGCGCGGGATCAGGTGCTGTTACTGCGTGCGCGATACTGGGATTGAACCAGTGACCTCTTCCGTGTCAGGGAAGCGCTCTCCCGCTGAGCTAATCGCGCGGGACGGCCCCAAGCCTCGGGACCGGTTACTTCGTGTTACTGCGTGCGCGATACTGGGATTGAACCAGTGACCTCTTCCGTGTCAGGGAAGCGCTCTCCCGCTGAGCTAATCGCGCTTGGAGGTGGAGACGGGATTTGAACCCGTGTAGACGGCTTTGCAGGCCGTTGCCTCGCCTCTCGGCCACTCCACCAGGAGTGCATATGAGGGTCCGGGAAGATCCCCCACATCGAGCGGACGACGAGATTCGAACTCGCGACCCTCACCTTGGCAAGGTGATGCTCTACCAACTGAGCCACGTCCGCTTGTCGTTTCCGTTTCGCTTGCGCGTCCCGGCGACGTGTTGAACTCTAGCGGATTCCCGGGCCAGTACAAAAACGCGTTTGCGCAGCGTGCTGCGTTACGCCTGGTCGGCGCCCGTGCGGGGTCCGGGCGACTGTTCGCCTCCCGGCCGCTCAGGGGCACCCGGCCCGCACCGGTCATAGACTCGCACCCGTGCACGACCTCGCTCCTCTGGCCCGCTTCGGCGGCCTCGTCGCCTCGGACCTGCGTGATGTCACCAGTGACCCCGAGGCTCTTGACTCCGCCGGCTTCTGGGCTGTCTCCGCCGACTTCGAGGGCCGCCTCGTCTGCGCCCGCTTCGGGGACGTCCGTACGGAGCCGGTCCCCGCGCCCGTCCCCGGCGCCTGGCGCGGGCCCGCCGCCGGTGACTGGACGTCCTCCCTCGACCGCGCCGCGTACACGGCGGGCGTACGCCGCATCCGCGAGCACATCGCGGCCGGTGAGGTCTACCAGGCGAACCTCTGCCGGGTGCTGGCCGCGCCGCTGCCCGACCCGGCGGCGGCCGACGTGGACGCGCTCACCGCGCTGCTCGCCCGGGGCAACCCCGCTCCCTACGCCGGAACGATTCGGCTGCCCGCCCACGGGGTGGAGATCGCGACCGCCTCGCCCGAACTGTTCCTGCGGCGCACGGGGCGGGTCGTGGAGTCCGGGCCCATCAAGGGGACCGGGCGGACCGCGGCGGACCTCCTGGAGAAGGACCACGCCGAGAACGTGATGATCGTGGACCTCGTCCGCAACGACCTGGGGCGGGTCTGCGCCACCGGCTCGGTGACCGTGCCGGAGCTCTGCACGGTGGAGGAGCACCCCGGCCTCGTCCACCTCGTTTCCACCGTGCGCGGTGAACTGGCGCCGAAGGCCGGCTGGCGGGATCTGTTCGGTGCCGCGTTCCCGCCGGGCTCGGTCACCGGGGCGCCCAAGTCGAGCGCGCTGCGGATCATCGAAGCCCTGGAGACCGCGCCCCGCGGCCCCTACTGCGGCGGCATCGGCTGGGTCGACGCCGACCGGGGGCTCGGCGAGCTCGCCGTCGGCATACGCACCTTCTGGATCGACCGGGCGAGCGGGGTGCTGCGTTTCGGCACCGGGGCGGGCATCACCTGGGGCTCGGACCCCGAGCGGGAGTGGGACGAGACCGAGCTGAAGGCCTCGCGACTGCTCGCGGTAGCGTCGGGCGCGTATGCCCACGGCGGGCACACGGGAAGGACCGCGTAAATGCAGATCTGGGTCAACGGCGGACTGAAGAACGCCGATGCCGCGCAGGTGTCCGTGCTCGACCACGGGCTCACCGTGGGCGACGGCGTCTTCGAGACGGTGAAGGCGACACAGGGCCGCACCTTCGCGCTCACCCGCCACCTGGACCGGCTGACCCGCTCGGCTCGCGGCCTCGGCCTGCCCGACCCCGACCTCGACGAGGTGCGGCGAGCCTGCGCGGCCGTGCTCGACGCGAACCCGATGCCGCTCGGCCGGCTGCGGATCACCTACACCGGCGGGCTCTCGCCGCTCGGCTCCGACCGGGGGGACGCGGGAGCGACCCTGGTCGTCGCGCTCGGCGAGAGCACGCGCCGCCCCGACACCACCGCCGTGATCACCGTGCCGTGGACCCGCAACGAGCGCAGCGCCGTCGTGGGCCTGAAGACCACCTCGTACGCCGAGAACGTCGTCGCCCTCGCCAAGGCGCACGGGCAGGGCGCCTCCGAGGCCCTCTTCGCGAACACGGCGGGACAGCTCTGCGAGGGCACCGGATCCAATGTCTTCGTGGTGCTCGACGGCCAGTTGCACACCCCGCCGCTCGCCTCCGGCTGCCTCGGCGGCATCACCCGCGCGCTGACCGTCGAGTGGACCGGGGCGCAGGAGACGGCACTGCCGCTGGAGGTCCTGGAGAGCGCGGACGAGATCTTCCTGACCTCCACGCTGCGCGACGTGCAGTCCGTGCACCGCGTCGACGGGCGGGTGCTGGCCCAGGCACCCGGTCCGGTCACCGCGAAGGCGATGCGGATCTTCGACGAGCGGGCCGGCTCGAATCTGGACCCGTAGGACCGGACGCGCGGATCCCGGCGAACCGGACCCGTAAAAGCCGGTGACGTGCGGCCCCGGGACCGGTACAACGGCCTTGATGACCACCACCATTCGGCCGACCGAGCCGCTCCAGCAGGGCGCCGAGGGCGCCAAGTCGCGTACGTACGACGTGTGTGTGAACAGCAGACGCGTCGGACGGATCAAGATCGCCACGGACACCCGGTTCGGGGCCGGTACGGGCCGGATCGGGGAGCTGTGGATCGACGAGGCCGACCGGGGGCGCGGGCGCGGCACCGTCGCCGCCCTCGCCGCCGAGGAAGTGCTGCGGGGCTGGGGCTGCGGCCAGGTCGGCCTCACGGTGCCCGCGGACGCGCGGGCGGCGCTGCGGCTGGCCGGTGCGCTCGGCTACGTCGAACGCAGCCGCAACATGGTCAAGCAACTCCCGCCCACCGCGCCCGAGTTGCCGGTGGGAACCGTCGGGCGGCCCATGAGCGCCGCCGAGTTCGAGCAGTGGCAGCGCGCGGACCTGGAGACCTACGCGCAGAGCTGGATCGACCGGGGCGTGCCCGAGGCGCAGGCCCGGACGAAGGCGGAGTCGGAGCACCGCGCGCTGCTCCCGGACGGCGTGGCCACCGCAGGCGTGCACCTGCGGGTGCTGGAGGGCCGGGGGAGCGCCGTGGGCAGCGTGTGGGTGGCCCGGCGCACGCCGCCCGGCGAGGGCGCCTACGTCTTCGACGTCCGGGTCGCCGAGGAGTACCGCGGCCGGGGCCACGGGCGGTCGCTGATGCTGCTCGCGGAACGAGTGGCCCTGGCTGACGGAATGGACACGCTGGGCCTGCACGTCTTCGCCGACAACACCCCGGCGCTCCGCCTCTACGAGTCGCTCGGCTACCGGCCCACCCGGTACCACCACTACAAGAGCCTGCTCTGAGCGGCGGCTACCGGTCGGCGAGCAGCCCGTCGGCGATCTCCTCGATGCGCGCGCGCAGCCCGTCCTGGCTCTTGCCGCCGTCGAGCCGCTCCTCGCCGATGACGTAGGTCGGTGTGCCGGTCACCCCGATGGCCTTGCCCTCGGCCTGGTCCGCGTCGACGATCAGGATGTGCCGCCCGTCGATGAGGGCGGTCTCGAACTCGTCGGTGTCCAGGCCGAGTTCGCCCGCCGTCTCCACCAGGACGCGCTCGCCCTGCTCGGCGAGGCGCCCGGTGCGGGCGAGCACCGCCTCCACGTACGGCCAGCCCCGCCCCTGCTCGAAGGCCTCCTCGGCGGCCTGGGCCGCGGCGAAGGCGTGCTTGTGCTTGTCCAGCGGGAAGTGCCGCAGCCGGATGTCGAGGCGGTCGCCGTAACGGGCGCGCAGCGCGCGGATGTCGTCGAGGGCGTTGTGGCAGTCGGGGCACTGCAGCTCGCACCACACGTCGAGGACGACGGGGGCGGTGGCGCTGCCGGGGGTGGTGTCGCTCATGGGTCCCAGTCTCCCAGCAACCGGGACCTGGGGAGGATCCCGCCCCGGAGATCTCCCTGAGGTCGCGGCCGGCCGTGGCCCGACGGGCGGGTTGCGGTGCACGATGGAAGAAAGCCACACCCCCATGCCTGGAGGAACCGGATGCTCGCCGAGACCGTCTGCTCCGCCGTTTCCGCGGCCGGACTGGGCATCGCTGCCATCACGGCGTACCGCAAGCGCTTCCTCGCGGCCACGCGCATCGCCGCCTACTCCCTCATCCCCGTCGGCCTGGTCATGACCGGTGTCGTGCAGTGGGTGTCCGGCATCGTCTTCAAGCCGAGCGTGTGGCTGGGCTTCGGGCTGCTCGGGGTCGCCTGGCTGCTGTTCATGACGACCCGCGCCGTGGAGCGGCGCGGCGGCGGCACCCGCAAGGAACGCAAGGCCGCGGCGGCCGCCCAGCGCGAGGCGGTGGCCCCCACGGCCTCGGCCCCCTCGCTCGCCGCCGGGCGTGCGCCGGCCGCGCAGCCCGTCCCGAAGGCCAACGCCAAGCCCGCCGCGAGCGAGGACTTCAGCGACATCGAGGCCATCCTGAAAAAGCACGGCATCTGACCGTCCGGGTACGCCGGGGCGTGGGCGCCCCCGCGCGGCCGCTCGTGTCGTGCGCGACAAGATCGGGCGAACTGCCGCTTGATATGGGCGTGTTGGTATACCCATGCGGTGTGGCTGAGTCATCATCGCCCCGAGATGCTGGACAGTTCCCAGGGCTCCACCCCTGCACCGACCGACGAGCCGCGCGCGCCCGACCCCGAGGCGAAGGGCTGCCTCTTCGCGCTCTCCCAACCACCCCTGATGATCTTCCTGGGGGTGATCGGCTGCCTGCTGCTCATGGCCGCCGTGCACGACCTCTTCCTGCTGTGAGGCTCACGCGGCGAGCCCCGGCCGGGATCAGCCCGCGGCTTCCTTGCGGCGGGCCCGGTACGCGGCCACGTGCAGGCGGTTCCCGCAGGTACGGCTGTCGCAATAGCGCCGGGAGCGGTTGCGCGAGAGGTCCACGAAGGCCCGTCCGCAGTCCGGCGCCTCGCATCTGCGAAGACGTTCCTGCTCGCCCGTGACGACGATGAAGGCGAGCGCCATGCCGCCGTCCGCGGCCAGGTGGTCGGCCACCGAGGCGCCGGGCGCGAAGTAGTGCACATGCCAGTCGTAGCCGTCGTGGTCGGTCAGCTGTGGAGTGGTGCCGGCGGCTGCGACCAGCTGGTTGACGAGCTCGGCGGCGCTGTGGGCGTCCGGCGCCGCGAAGATCTCCGCGAACCTGCTCCTGACCCCCTGAACGCCCAGGAGGTCACGGATGGAGAGTCGTTCCACCCCGCTCACGCTATGGTCCTGGACGAACCGGTACAGCGCGTCCACGTCGGCGAGGCGGTCCGTCTCCTCGCTCTCCGGCGCGGTGTTCACCAGATCGACCACCATGTCGAGCGCGATCCGGGTGTCGTGAGGGATCAGCACGATTCGCTCCCTGGCCTGCGGCGGGCGGGCGCCCGTCGGATGCTGGCCGACTCTAGCCCCTCGTGCCGTGAGCGCACCGGTGCCGTCCCCCACGACGGCTTCGTGGGGGACGGCACCGGTGACTGCCGTTGTGTGGTTGTCCGCGCGGCGCCGTCGCCCCGAGTCGGACGGCGCCGTGCGGCTCTCTCCGTGGCCTCAGTTGTTCTCGGCCAGGATGTGTGAGAGTTCCGTGTCGAGATCGAAGTGACGATGCTCGGTGCCGGGTGGCACCGCGGCGTCGGTCCGCTTCAGGAACGACTCCAGGGCCCGCGCCGGGGCTTCGAGCAGGGCTTCTCCTTCCGGCGAGCTCAGGGCGATACAGACGACGCCCTGGCCGTGGCTGCGTGATGGCCAGACTCTGACGTCGCCGGTTCCGGTGGGCCGGTGGAGGCCCTCGGCGAGGAGGTCGCGGGCGAATACCCACTCGACGGTCTCCTCGGCTCCGGTGTGGAAGGTGGCGTGCACGGCATAGGGATCGGCCGTGTCATACCGCAGGCCCGCGGGTACAGGCAGTGAGGACTCGCTCGACACAACGAGGCGCAGGTGCAGCTCGCAGCTGACCGTGGTGTTCATAAGCGCCAGGGCCTTTCGCTCAGTGTGCGCTCGGGGATTCGCACGTCGGCGAAATCGACATGCCACCTACGGTGCCGTTGTAAACCCCTCTGACCGTTTTGCAGTGGTTCACGTAGCTCGTACGGCCGACTATTACTTTGCGTTATAGGTCCATTTCGGTGAAGTCGATTTCGGGCAACGGTGCCTGAAATCGGACGGCGCGAATACGAAGAGTGACGAACGGGCCCCGGGCAGGCGCTCGGCAGGAGCGGCGCACGACGGATCGGCAACGTGGTGCCGGGGAAGATCGACGAGTGACCATGCGTGGTCCAGGGCCCCGCTGACATGGGGTAATGTTTGCGGTGCGCCCGGGCGATTAGCTCAGTGGGAGAGCGCTTCGTTCACACCGAAGAGGTCACTGGTTCGAACCCAGTATCGCCCACCCGGACCGCAGGCCCCGGAGATCACCAAGATCTCCGGGGCCTGTGGCGTTCCACGGGCACACTGGGGGCATGGACTGGTGCCACTACCGCTTCCGCAGTGTCTGGGACCTGCCCCGCGCGCCCGCCGCCGTGTTCGCGGTTCTGGAGCGCGCCGAGGAGTACCCGCGGTGGTGGCCCGAGGTTCGCGAGGTCACCCCCCTCGACGACCTCACCGCCACCTCCCGGCTCCGCTCGCTCGTCCCGTACGACCTGTACGTCACCGGGCGCGAGAGTCGCCGCGATCCGGCGGCCCTGGTCCTCGAAGCCGAGCTGAGCGGCGACCTGGAGGGCTGGGTGCGCTGGACGCTGGCCGAGCGCCCCGGCGGTACCCGTGTCGTGTACGAGCAGGAGGTCGAGGTGCGCAAGCCGCTGATGCGGCGGTTCGCGCTGCCCGGCCGCCCGCTGTTCCGCGCCAACCACGCCTTGATGATGAGGTCCGGGCGGCGCGGGCTGCGGCGGTGGCTCGAACGGGAGCAGCCGAGCGGGACGCGTCGTTGAGGGGCCGTCGCCGGGTGCCGGGCGGGCGGTTTGAAAGCTGGGCGTGCGGGCCTGTATTGTTCAGTCCGTTCCCGGGCGATTAGCTCAGTGGGAGAGCGCTTCGTTCACACCGAAGAGGTCACTGGTTCGAACCCAGTATCGCCCACCGGGAAAGGCCGGTCCGTCACTGACGGACCGGCCTTTTTGCTGTCGACGTTCAGGCGGCCGCCGGGAGTTCGGGACGCAGCGGCCATGCCGTGTCCACGAGTTCCACCGTGCCCTGCCGCGCGAACCAGGCCTGCAGGCCGCGCGCCTGCGCCGCGTGCCAAGTCGCCTGCAAGGTGTGCAACTCGGTCGGCGAGAGCCGCTCAAGGCGGGCCGCGAACCTGCGCCCCACGGCCCGTACGACCTCCAGGGCGGCCAGCGCGTCGGCGGCCGCGTCGTGCGCGCCCTCCAGCGTCACGTCGTAGTGGTCGCACAGGTCGGTGAGGGTGCGGCGGCCCTTGCGGTAGCGGTCGAGGTGCTTGTCCAGGACCCGGGGATCCAGAACGCGCAGTGGACCCGCGCCGAGGTAGTGGCCCAGGCGGGCGGCGCGGTGGCGCTTCAACTCCCGGTCCAGGATCGTCAGATCGAACGGCGCGTTCATGATGACCAGCGGACGGCTCGCCGAGCACTGCTCGGCGAGGCCCTTGGCGATCTCCTCCATCACGGGGGCCGGCCAGCGCCCGTTCAGCTGGAGGTGCTGATCGGTCAGCCCGTGCACCGCGGTGGCGCCCTCCGGGACCGGAACGCCCGGATTGACCAGCCAGCGCGTCACGCGCGGCCGCGCGCCCGGACCGTCCTGGACGACCAGCGCGGCCGAAACTATCCGGTCCTCCTCGACGTCGACCCCGGTGGTCTCGGTGTCGAACGCCGCCAGGGGACCCTCGTACCAGCACGTCATGTCTACTCAACTCCTCGCGCACTCCTGGCAGATGGCGTGCTTCCCCTGCCCGATTCCGTGATACCCGGGCCGTTTGCGACATACGCCGTTTGCGGGGATCGGAGTGCGGAGACAACACAGGTAGCGGGCTTGGTGATTGACGGTCCGTCACGGAAATACGTACGGCACGGTCCGGAAGGCCTACGACAGCCATGGCGCTCGCGCAGCCCGATCCGGCCGCGCCCGGTCACGGTCTGCTGCCCGAGCCGATCGCACCGCTGCGCGGCTCACTCGCCACCACCGCCTGCATGGAGACCCTCCAGGTGGGCTACCTGCACGCGGTGGCGGCGGCAGCGGGGTGCTCGCTCTCGCAGCCCTTTCCGGACAACGGGATCGACTGGCACGTGAGCCACAGCGCTCCCGGCCACACGGTCGACGACGAAGTGACGATCAAGGTGCAGCTCAAGTGCACGTACCAGATTCCGCCGCATCCGCCGGGCGGGGCCTTCTCGTTCACGCTGGACAACGACCACCTGGTGAAACTGGCCCGCACGCCGGTGTCGGTGCACAAGATCCTGGTCGTGATGCTGGCGCCGAGGAACCGGGACGAGTGGCTGCGCGCGGGCCACGACCGGCTGGCGCTGCGGCACTGCTGCTACTGGACCAATCTGGCCGGACACCCGGTGACCGGCCGCCGCAGGACCACGGTGCGCATACCGACATCGCGGATCTTCGACGACCGCGCGCTCTGCGAGATCATGACGCGGGTCGGGGTGGGAGGGAGGCCCTGATGCGCTGGTCCGGGGAAGAGGGCGGGGCGACCTTGCCGGTCGGACAGGTCGATCCGGCCGTCCTGGGGGCGCTGCTGCACCGGCACGGCTGGCGGCGGCGCGGCGGAGCGGCGGGACGGTACGCCCGCTGGACACCGCCCGGGGCGGTCGGCTCCGGTACGAGTCTGCTCGTTCCGGAGAGCCGGGCCTACCCGGACTGCGAGGACCTGCTCGGCGAGGCGCTGACCGCGCTCGCCCGCAGCGCCGCGCCCTGTGCCCGCGAGGTCCTGCTGTCGCTCGCGGTGCCCAGCGACGAGGTGCGGTGGTGGCGCGAGGTGCCCGAGGGGCCGCTCGGCACCGCCTCCTGGAACGAACAGGAGCAACTGCGCGACGCCGCGCACCGGATGCTGCTCGCCGGCGCGCTGGCGGTGCGCGGGCCGGCCGGTTACCACGGGGCGCGCCACCGCAGGCAGGCCGTCGCCTCCCTCACGGACGTGCTGGCCGGACCCGGCCCGGACGGACGGCTCACCGCCTTCGTGCCGGTGGCGTCCGGGCGGCCCGCGGTGGTGCGCCTGTACGAGGCCCTCAACGCGGTCCGGGACGCGGTCGACTACCAGCGCGCCACGGGCGGCATGGAGGCCTTCGACGCCGCCGTGCGCGCCGGGGTCAGCCGGGAGCTGACCGAGTCGGTGGTCGCCCTGGTGCACGGCACGGAAGGCGTCCGGATCGCGCTGGAGTGGGCGCCGGCGGCCGGGGTGCCGACGGGCTGCGCGCCCCGCCCCGAGCCCGTCGAGTTCTCGCCCGGCGACCTGCCCGCGCTGCGGGCGGCGGGCGCCCGGTACCTGAGCGTCGAACCGTCCGTACCCGTGCGGATCACCGGCGCCGTGGTGCGGCTGAGGCGGTCGGGCCCCGGCGGGCCGGGCGTCGTGCGGCTGCGGGTACTGGCCGGCGCCGAGGTCCCGCACGTCCGGATGGAGCTCGACGAGGAGGCGTACCGCATCGCCGGGCACGCGCATCTGGTGGGGCTGCCGATCCGGGTCGTGGGGAGACTGGAGAGCCGGGGCGGGTTCCGCCGGCTCTCCCAGGCGCGCGACGTGACCCCGGTGCAGGTGGACGACGCCGAGCGGGACCGCCTGATGAAGTCGCTCCAGGAGAACCTGGACTTCTTCGAGGAGGCCTGCGGGTCCGAGGCGGACCCCGCGACCGACTGAGCGGCCCGTTAACCGTTTCGCGGCGTACCCCGCGGGCTCGGTAGGATCGTCTCGCGTACGCGACACGCTGCGCGCCCCCCTACGGCAGGAGAAGTCCGGTGTCAGACGTCCGTGTGATCATCCAACGCGATTCCGAGCGGGAAGAGCGCGTGGTGACGACGGGCACTACGGCGGCCGAGCTCTTCGCCGGTGAGCGCACCATCGTCGCGGCCCGCGTGGCCGGTGAGCTGAAGGACCTCGCGTACGAGGTGAAGGACGGCGAGGAGGTCGAGCCCGTCGAGATCTCCTCCGAGGACGGCCTCAACATCCTGCGCCACTCCACCGCGCACGTCATGGCCCAGGCCGTCCAGGAGCTCTTCCCCGACGCCAAGCTGGGCATCGGCCCGCCGGTGCGGGACGGCTTCTACTACGACTTCGACGTCGAGAAGCCGTTCACGCCCGAGGACCTCAAGGCCATCGAGAAGAAGATGCAGGAGATCCAGAAGCGCGGCCAGCGCTTCTCGCGCCGCGTCGTCACCGATGAGGCCGCCCGCGAGGAACTGGCGAACGAGCCGTACAAGCTGGAGCTCATCGGCATCAAGGGCTCGGCCTCGTCCGACGACGGCGCCGACGTCGAGGTGGGCGGCGGCGAGCTGACCATCTACGACAACCTGGACGCCAAGACCGGTGACCTGTGCTGGAAGGACCTGTGCCGCGGTCCCCACCTGCCCACCACCCGCAACATCCCCGCGTTCAAGCTGATGCGCAACGCCGCCGCCTACTGGCGCGGCAGCGAGAAGAACCCGATGCTCCAGCGCATCTACGGCACCGCCTGGCCCTCCAAGGACGAGCTGAAGGCGCACCTGGAGTTCCTCGCGGAGGCCGAGAAGCGCGACCACCGCAAGCTGGGCAACGAGCTCGACCTGTTCTCCATCCCGGAGCAGATCGGCTCCGGCCTCGCCGTCTTCCACCCCAAGGGCGGCATCATCCGCCGGGTCATGGAGGACTACTCGCGCCGCCGGCACGAGGAGGAGGGCTACGAGTTCGTCTACACCCCGCACGCCACCAAGGGGAAGCTCTTCGAGACCTCGGGCCACCTGGACTGGTACGCCGACGGCATGTACCCGCCCATGCAGCTCGACGAGGGCGTGGACTACTACCTCAAGCCCATGAACTGCCCGATGCACAACCTGATCTTCGATGCGCGCGGGCGCTCCTACCGTGAACTGCCGCTGCGCCTCTTCGAGTTCGGCACCGTGTACCGGTACGAGAAGTCGGGTGTCGTGCACGGCCTGACCCGGGCCCGCGGTTTCACCCAGGACGACGCGCACATCTACTGCACCAAGGAGCAGATGGCGGCCGAGCTCGACCG
Coding sequences:
- a CDS encoding DUF4365 domain-containing protein; translated protein: MALAQPDPAAPGHGLLPEPIAPLRGSLATTACMETLQVGYLHAVAAAAGCSLSQPFPDNGIDWHVSHSAPGHTVDDEVTIKVQLKCTYQIPPHPPGGAFSFTLDNDHLVKLARTPVSVHKILVVMLAPRNRDEWLRAGHDRLALRHCCYWTNLAGHPVTGRRRTTVRIPTSRIFDDRALCEIMTRVGVGGRP
- the thrS gene encoding threonine--tRNA ligase; this translates as MSDVRVIIQRDSEREERVVTTGTTAAELFAGERTIVAARVAGELKDLAYEVKDGEEVEPVEISSEDGLNILRHSTAHVMAQAVQELFPDAKLGIGPPVRDGFYYDFDVEKPFTPEDLKAIEKKMQEIQKRGQRFSRRVVTDEAAREELANEPYKLELIGIKGSASSDDGADVEVGGGELTIYDNLDAKTGDLCWKDLCRGPHLPTTRNIPAFKLMRNAAAYWRGSEKNPMLQRIYGTAWPSKDELKAHLEFLAEAEKRDHRKLGNELDLFSIPEQIGSGLAVFHPKGGIIRRVMEDYSRRRHEEEGYEFVYTPHATKGKLFETSGHLDWYADGMYPPMQLDEGVDYYLKPMNCPMHNLIFDARGRSYRELPLRLFEFGTVYRYEKSGVVHGLTRARGFTQDDAHIYCTKEQMAAELDRTLTFVLGLLRDYGLTDFYLELSTKDPEKFVGSDEIWEEATETLRQVAEKQGLPLVPDPGGAAFYGPKISVQCKDAIGRTWQMSTVQLDFNLPERFNLEYTGPDGTKQRPVMIHRALFGSIERFFAVLLEHYAGAFPAWLAPVQAVGIPIGDAHIPYLQEFAAEARKKGLRVEVDASSDRMQKKIRNQQKQKVPFMIIVGDDDMNAGTVSFRYRDGSQENGVPREEALAKLVDVVERRVQV